In a genomic window of Streptomyces sp. NBC_01231:
- a CDS encoding NAD(P)-binding domain-containing protein: MKITVIGAGAIGGNLAAKLSTAGHDVQVADARGPEAVRAEVLESGARAAELADAVQGRDVIVLAIPFGVAGKLAGLFASVPAETVVIDTANYYPHLYGHIEAVDNGAVDSVWNAEQLGRPVVKAWNAALAETQRTRGVPAGTPGRLAIPVAGDTEEARRVAMQLVDDTGFDPYDAGTLADSWRQQPNSPAYCTELTLDELPAALAVADRVKDARIRDTLPERFAALGANPTVDDVVEMNRAAHR, from the coding sequence ATGAAAATTACTGTTATAGGCGCCGGTGCCATCGGCGGGAACCTTGCTGCCAAGCTCAGCACGGCCGGTCACGACGTCCAGGTGGCCGACGCCCGCGGCCCCGAGGCCGTCCGGGCGGAGGTGCTGGAGTCCGGGGCCCGCGCGGCGGAGCTCGCCGACGCCGTCCAGGGCCGGGACGTCATCGTCCTGGCCATCCCCTTCGGGGTGGCGGGGAAGCTGGCCGGCCTGTTCGCCTCGGTCCCCGCCGAGACGGTGGTCATCGACACCGCAAACTACTACCCGCACCTCTACGGGCACATCGAAGCCGTGGACAACGGCGCAGTCGACAGCGTGTGGAACGCCGAGCAACTGGGACGCCCCGTGGTCAAGGCATGGAACGCCGCACTGGCAGAGACCCAGCGGACCCGGGGCGTCCCGGCCGGAACGCCCGGCCGCCTCGCCATCCCCGTCGCCGGCGACACCGAGGAGGCGCGGCGCGTGGCCATGCAGCTCGTGGACGACACCGGGTTCGACCCCTACGACGCCGGCACACTGGCCGACTCCTGGCGCCAGCAGCCGAACAGCCCCGCCTACTGCACCGAACTGACCCTCGACGAACTGCCGGCGGCCCTGGCCGTGGCCGACCGCGTCAAGGACGCCCGCATCCGCGACACCCTCCCGGAACGCTTCGCCGCCCTCGGCGCCAATCCCACCGTCGACGACGTCGTCGAGATGAACCGCGCCGCCCACCGCTGA